The stretch of DNA TTGTTCAGCCCGCACCTGATTCACCACCTGCTGATGAAAAGCCTGAATACGCTTGGGCGGCAACAAAAAACTGCCCCTTACGAACAGCTCGTAAACTGCATCGCCGATGTAGGCCAGAGCCACGGGGGATAGCGCGTTGATCTGCTCCGGAGATAGGGCCATAGCAGCACAGCGATCGCCAAATTGAAGCAGCGATGCCAGGCTGGAAGCATTGGGGGCGGGCGGTTCAGCCACGGGTATCTCTGGCTAAGGCCAATGGGGCGCGCAGGCTATTCGCTGGGTGGGTTATCTAGATTGGCGATCGCATCTTCCACCGAAGGCTGGAGCGACAGAAATTTCTCTAGCCGCACCAGCTTAACGGTTTGGGTCACGCGGGGGTTGGTGACCACCTGCACGGTGCCCCCTTCGGTAGTGGCTTTTTTCACGAGCTGCACCAGCGCACCCAGTCCAGAACTATCGACAAAATCGATAGCCGCCAGATCAAGGATAATATTGGTCGGCCCGGCATCGACGTACTTGGTCATTGCCTTGCGAAAGGCAGGTTCCGAGAACGCGTCCAGAAGGCCGGTGAGGCGAAACAGTTGGTAGGTTCCCCTGACATCGCGAGTGCCTCGTAAACTTACGGTCAGGGTTAGAGATTCAGCGATGGGAAACCTCCTCGGTGCTCCAGTTCGACGTTAAATATAGGTCACGATACCACTGCCTGCAAGGGGTGAAACCGTACGGGTAAACCGTAATGTTTGAAGCCAAGTCAAACCTGAAACCAGCCCGGAACAAACGCCCCAATGTAGACAGATAGCATATAGCGG from Leptolyngbya sp. KIOST-1 encodes:
- a CDS encoding Mini-ribonuclease 3, whose amino-acid sequence is MAEPPAPNASSLASLLQFGDRCAAMALSPEQINALSPVALAYIGDAVYELFVRGSFLLPPKRIQAFHQQVVNQVRAEQQAQRVQQLLPLLSEAEQDWLRRGRNASSRGPRRIDSQIYQQATGFETLVGYLYLTNPDRLVELLSTLDLSGPSH
- a CDS encoding STAS domain-containing protein; this encodes MAESLTLTVSLRGTRDVRGTYQLFRLTGLLDAFSEPAFRKAMTKYVDAGPTNIILDLAAIDFVDSSGLGALVQLVKKATTEGGTVQVVTNPRVTQTVKLVRLEKFLSLQPSVEDAIANLDNPPSE